The following is a genomic window from Methanocella sp..
TTTGCGAAGGGTGATGCCGATACGGCGCTCGGCGCCCTGAAGGAGCAGGAAAAGATCTGCCGGGATATGGGCCTGAAGCTCGACCTGGAAAAATGTCTGGCGAACCGAAACGACATCGTCGATTCTCAATATAAGGCTTAAAAAGGCTTACAAAATTGCCGTTCCTGCCGAAGCAGGTTATGCGCCCTTATCAGCTCCGCCACGCTCCACGCCTGCGATATGCACCCATTGGGCTCGTGGGGCGCGTCGCCATCGAATATTTCCGATATCGTCCCGAGCCCGGCGTCATGCGTATGCAATAAAAGCGGCTCCAGCAGCGGCCTCAGCCTTTCTTTGGGCTCGCCGATCCTCAGCGCGGCCTCGACATAAAAGCCCATGAGCCAGGGCCAAACACAGCCATTATGATACGATGCGTCGCCGCTGTATCTTCCAGTGTAGCGGCCATCCCGGGGCGACAGCGTCCTCAGGCCATACGGCGTCAGCAGGTCTTTTCGAACAACGCCCATGGCCTTCCTCGCTTTTTCACCGTCAACGGCCCCGAGAGCGACGGCGATGGCCTGATTGGGCCGGACAGCATCGTCGAAAGGATCGATGATATCAAAAAGGCAGTTTTTTTCCTCGTCCCAGAATTTGCCAAACTCACGGCGGGCCGCAACGGGCTTAACGGGCGGCGCTAATTCCATCTGTTCGGCTACTTCCAGGGCGTTGATCCAGAGGGCGTTCACCTCTACGGCTTTACCTTTTCTGGCCGTATAGCGCGTATCCATCCACGTCGACTCTGGAGCGGACGAGATCAACGCGCCGCCGAGGATGGCGACTTCGCTTTCCGGATAGCCACTCAGTATTTTTTCAACCCACGCCTTTCCCTCATGGAGAAAAGCCGGGTCGCCGCGCTTCTCGAAATATTTCCTCAAAGCGTAAATGAACCACAGCGGGGCGTCGCTGGAATTGTGGCCGCCCGGGATCCGGTTCGGTATCAGCCCGCTCTTTATCTGCTTTCCAAAATGGCGAAAGACCCGTTTCGCCTCATCGAACTTGCCCATTTCGAGCAACAGCCCGGGCAGGCTGACGAACGTGTCCCGGCCCCAGGGCTCGGCGAACCAGTGGTAGCCGGCATAGATCGTATCGTCGATCAAAAAGCTGTCGGCCGCCAGGCCCAGGTAATCCATGGGGCCAGTGGGCTCCGAGTCATCTCTAAGAACTCTCTCGAAACCATCTATGGAGGCGTAAATCGTGGCCGAGCCATCCTTCACCAGGCCGTGGAAATAGCCCGGCGAATACAGGTCCTCGACATGGTCATATCCTCGCTCGGCGTCGCGCTCGTAGAATACGCTATAGTAAGCCTGCGGGTCCTCGACGAACGGCAGACCAGACTGCATCGATAATCTGCCTGCCCGGAAACCGTTCTCTGTACAGGCCATCTCCAGCACGACATTCCGCTTAACCTCGTGGTAGCTCCGGTCCGTGGCCAGGGGCCTTATGCGCAATTCCGCCTCGCCTTCCACATCATAGCGGATCGTTAGG
Proteins encoded in this region:
- a CDS encoding amylo-alpha-1,6-glucosidase, which encodes MIRFSGDLHGYTFARRKEYLLTAGDAYCSSSLAGNTRKYHGLIVAGRRVYLSGLEEHANGEHISVHRYAGALQDKGLFFLNGFELYPPRFYYMVDGASIKKTIEFDGRLTIRYDVEGEAELRIRPLATDRSYHEVKRNVVLEMACTENGFRAGRLSMQSGLPFVEDPQAYYSVFYERDAERGYDHVEDLYSPGYFHGLVKDGSATIYASIDGFERVLRDDSEPTGPMDYLGLAADSFLIDDTIYAGYHWFAEPWGRDTFVSLPGLLLEMGKFDEAKRVFRHFGKQIKSGLIPNRIPGGHNSSDAPLWFIYALRKYFEKRGDPAFLHEGKAWVEKILSGYPESEVAILGGALISSAPESTWMDTRYTARKGKAVEVNALWINALEVAEQMELAPPVKPVAARREFGKFWDEEKNCLFDIIDPFDDAVRPNQAIAVALGAVDGEKARKAMGVVRKDLLTPYGLRTLSPRDGRYTGRYSGDASYHNGCVWPWLMGFYVEAALRIGEPKERLRPLLEPLLLHTHDAGLGTISEIFDGDAPHEPNGCISQAWSVAELIRAHNLLRQERQFCKPF